The genomic segment ACGGAAACCGGTAGCCTGGCCCGCCTGCGTCAGCTCGCCCGCTGAGTCTCTGGACGTTTCGCCGCGGCCGGTGTGATGAACACCTGCCGCGGCTTTTTGTTGTGGGCGACGGTGTGGCGGGATTCGCCTGACGACCACGATGCACGGAGGCGCCCCCGACACACGTGCCGGGGGCGAGGAGAGGCCTGATGGCGTCGAGATGGCCGTTGAATCGGCTTCAGCGCACCGGCAGGTCGAGCACCCAGCCGGGCATCAGGGTGCCGGGCTGCTTCATGAGGCTAGGGTAGCGGTCCTGGTTAGCCGTCACGATCTCGCGCCAGCGGCTGTAGCGGCCCAGCTTCTCGACCGCGATTTCCGTCAGGGTGTCACCCGGACGTACCGTGTGACGACGCACGGGCGCCACGGGGGGGCGGCCCTCGGCGGCCGGCAAGGTCAGCACCCAGCCCGGCAGCAGAAGCTGAGGGCGCGTGGCCAGGCTGGGGTAGCGCGCCTGGTTGGCCGTCACGATCTCGCGCCAGCGGCTGTAACGCCCCAGTTTCTCCACGGCGATGTCGGTCAAGGTGTCGCCTGGACGCACGGTGTGGGTGCGCGGCGCGGGTTTCTGCGCCGTGGGTAGGGCCAGTTGCCAGCCCGGCAGGATCCGCTCCGGATGCTGGACCAGGCCCGGATAACGGCCGCGGTTGCCGGCCTGAATGGCTTTCCAGCGCAGCGGGTCGCCCAGTTCGCGCTCGGCGATCGCCCAGAGCGAATCCCCCGAGCGAACCGTGTAAGGGCGGGCCGAGGGGGCGGGCTTGGCGGGGGCAAGACCAGCGGGAAGGGATTTCAGCATGCGAGGGCCTCGTATCGTGACGGCTATAAAGGCCGAGGGGAAAGGGTTTTGGGAGCACCGCGCTCAACCTGGATGCGATCTTGTCCGGTGTCGGAGGCCCGCGCTTGCGTGCCCAAAGGTTAACTAATGGTTATCCCTTGGGTGAATTTTATTGAAAAGCAGGTGAAGTCACGGCCAAAGCCTCAGACGATGATGTGCAAGCTCGCCATCAAGCATTGGCTGATGAGGCCGCTGGAATGATAGATTGGAGCGTCGACGCGCCCTCTTCCCCCCTCACGGCCCTTGCCTGCTCGCCAAGCCCTCATCATCGGTGCCGGTCCCGCGGGGCTGACAGCCGCCTACGAACTGGTCACCCGCAGCGACTTCACGCCCGTCGTGCTGGAGCAGACCGAGGCGATGGGCGGAATTTCGCGCACGGTCGAGCATCACGGCAACCGCATCGACATCGGGGGCCACCGCTTTTTCTCCAAGTCGGATCGGGTCATGGCCTGGTGGCTCGACAAGCTTCCCCTGCAGGCCACGGAGCCCGGCACCACGCCGCTCACCTACCACCAGCAGACCCGGGAACTGACCATTTCGGGGGAGGGCCTCGATCCGGCCACTACGGACGCGGTCATGCTGCTGCGGGCTCGCCAGAGCCGCATCTACTTTCTGCGGCAATTCTTTCCGTATCCCATCCAGCTCGACCCGGCCACGCTGGGCAAGCTGGGCCCCGTGCGCACCGTGCGCATCGGCCTGAGCTACGTGCGCAGCGTGCTGTTCCCGATCCGTCCGGAAACGCACCTCGAGGCGTTTTTTATCAACCGCTTCGGGCGCGAACTGTACCACACCTTCTTCAAGGCCTACACCGAGAAGGTCTGGGGGCGCGCTTGTCGCGAGATCAGCGCGGAGTGGGGTGCGCAGCGCATCAAGGGGCTGTCGGTGACGCGGGCGATCGCCCACTTCCTGGCCAAGCTGCTGGGCCGCTCAGCGCGTGGCAAGGCGGTCGAGACCTCCTTGATCGAGCAGTTCCTCTACCCCAAGTTCGGGCCCGGGCAGATGTGGGAGGAGACGGCCCGGCGCGTTCAGGCGGCGGGCGGGCAGGTGCTGACGGGCTGGCAGGTGGTGGAGGTGCAGCACGCCGAACACCGCATCACGGGCCTCACGGCGCTTCACCGCGAAACCGGCGAACGGCGCCACTGGGCGCCACAGGAACTGGTTTCGAGCATGCCGGTGCGGGAGCTCGTGCAGGCGCTGCAACCCCCGGCTCCGGCCTCCATTCGCGCGATCAGCGACGGTCTGGAGTACCGCGACTTCCTGACGGTCGGCCTGCTGGTGGATCGCCTGGCCGTCAGCGAGCCAGGACCGGACGGTCCTCGCCCGATTCGCGACAACTGGATCTACATCCAGGAGCCGGACGTGCAGCTGGGCCGCTTGCAGATTTTCAACAACTGGAGCCCCTGGATGGTCGCGAATCCGGACACGGTCTGGCTGGGGCTGGAGTATTTCGCCAACGAGGGCGATGCCCTGTGGGAACTGGACGAGGCGGCGCTGCAGGCGCTGGCTGAGCAGGAACTGGTCCGGATTGGCCTGATCAGGCCGGGCAGCGTGCGCGACGCCTGCGTGATCCGTCAGCCCAAGGCCTATCCGGGCTATTTCGGTGCGTACGAGCGCTTCGGCGAGGT from the Candidatus Sericytochromatia bacterium genome contains:
- a CDS encoding NAD(P)/FAD-dependent oxidoreductase, giving the protein MPARQALIIGAGPAGLTAAYELVTRSDFTPVVLEQTEAMGGISRTVEHHGNRIDIGGHRFFSKSDRVMAWWLDKLPLQATEPGTTPLTYHQQTRELTISGEGLDPATTDAVMLLRARQSRIYFLRQFFPYPIQLDPATLGKLGPVRTVRIGLSYVRSVLFPIRPETHLEAFFINRFGRELYHTFFKAYTEKVWGRACREISAEWGAQRIKGLSVTRAIAHFLAKLLGRSARGKAVETSLIEQFLYPKFGPGQMWEETARRVQAAGGQVLTGWQVVEVQHAEHRITGLTALHRETGERRHWAPQELVSSMPVRELVQALQPPAPASIRAISDGLEYRDFLTVGLLVDRLAVSEPGPDGPRPIRDNWIYIQEPDVQLGRLQIFNNWSPWMVANPDTVWLGLEYFANEGDALWELDEAALQALAEQELVRIGLIRPGSVRDACVIRQPKAYPGYFGAYERFGEVRAYLDGFTNLWLVGRNGMHRYNNQDHSMLTAMTAVDQIVSGTRDVAAIWDINTEEDYHEERSAQPGE
- a CDS encoding LysM peptidoglycan-binding domain-containing protein; the protein is MLKSLPAGLAPAKPAPSARPYTVRSGDSLWAIAERELGDPLRWKAIQAGNRGRYPGLVQHPERILPGWQLALPTAQKPAPRTHTVRPGDTLTDIAVEKLGRYSRWREIVTANQARYPSLATRPQLLLPGWVLTLPAAEGRPPVAPVRRHTVRPGDTLTEIAVEKLGRYSRWREIVTANQDRYPSLMKQPGTLMPGWVLDLPVR